AACATTAATCTAACTGcaaaactgtttttgttttcggaaaaagaaaaaaaaaaaactacaagagAGTTAGTTATATAATTCGAAACTCCCACAAAACACGTTGTAATAAACTAATCTTTAGATATTACCCCCTTCAAACCCCACATACGCTTCTTCCAATGAAGTTTGTGGTTGCAAATAGTAGACTAACTAGTATTTAATAGACAGACGCTTGTGTCATCACAATTTCATCAATACAAGCTTATAAGTTTCCATATACATTTTGTGATCAAATAACTAATCAATCAAAAGATGGAAGGCAAAGATCTTATTGTATGTGTGCTCGTAATGAATCTGTTCATGGCACACATTCAAGTTGATGCAAAGAGCTGTTGTCCGTCCAGCACTGGTAGAAATATCTATAATACTTGCCGCCTGGCTGGAGCTTCCAGGGCAGTTTGTGCAAGCCTTAGTAGCTGCAAAATAGTTACTGGATCATGTCCTAACGGATATACATATGATATTCTTGAAAACGAAGGTAAATTGATTGATATTGTGCTTTATTACAAGACGGATtatgatttaagtttttttgatgagttttgatATATGTATCAAGGTGATGTTGTCAATGAATACTGTAAGGTTGGGTGTGTATCATCTGTGTGTGGCGCGGTCACTACTCTCCAAAACTCCGGTAAAGCAAACTTACCAAATTTATTATCATTCGtaccaaatgttttttttgtaatcgactagaaaataatttgtttaacttttgttttggaTGACTAGACGCAAGTAAAATCGTGAATGGAGCAGTTGAAAAATGTGTCAACTTATGTTCTACAGTCTGCACCAAAGGCTCGATGAATGCAGTTGAGACTGCAACTGCCTAGACAACAATACCCATCCA
The Camelina sativa cultivar DH55 chromosome 15, Cs, whole genome shotgun sequence DNA segment above includes these coding regions:
- the LOC104745316 gene encoding probable thionin-2.4 yields the protein MEGKDLIVCVLVMNLFMAHIQVDAKSCCPSSTGRNIYNTCRLAGASRAVCASLSSCKIVTGSCPNGYTYDILENEGDVVNEYCKVGCVSSVCGAVTTLQNSDASKIVNGAVEKCVNLCSTVCTKGSMNAVETATA